From Papilio machaon chromosome 2, ilPapMach1.1, whole genome shotgun sequence, the proteins below share one genomic window:
- the LOC106709307 gene encoding lamin-C, whose translation MSSKSKKTVTSSSNVSVVSSMQSPPQSSTPVGSRSSSAAGRPSSPLSPTRHSRLQEKDALQNLNDRLAAYIDKVRQLESENSGLRREIQTTQEVITREVSNIKGMYEHELQEARRMLDETCREKARMDIDLKRLREENNELAKKLEKKTKDWQQADNLVRHYETRYTEESNKYNTALADKKKAQDEARELAKELEKLRKLYNDTRKTLEEEMLCRIDMENTVQSLREELTFKDQVFQQELHETRSRRQVEISEIDGRLAQQYEAKLQQSLQELREQQEANIKANREDIEALYENKLKNLQAAANRNSSAATVAVEELRTMRTRIDSLNSNLNELENKNAALSNRCRELERQLESERARHAEDLASLEQELARLRDEMATQLREYATLMDIKISLDHEIATYRALIEGEEDRLNLTGQSPGRESRASVSGSGRATPGRRGTPLRARKRTLLDETEERSLQDFSVTSTAKGDLEICEACPNGSFVKIRNKGKKEQSLGGYQIIRKAGDQETVFKFHRTVKAEPGAVVTVWSADVGADHDPPRDIVMKGQKWFVADQFTTTLYNIDQEEVAVSERQRRQVSTSSQRHRELTHKFPRREQTGEIREGDENCRIM comes from the exons ATGTCATCAAAATCCAAAAAGACTGTTACATCGTCGTCTAATGTAAGTGTTGTGTCATCTATGCAAAGCCCACCTCAATCAAGCACTCCTGTTGGCAGCCGTTCTTCTAGCGCAGCCGGTCGCCCCAGCAGCCCTCTAAGTCCTACAAGACATAGCCGATTACAAGAAAAAGATGCCTTACAAAACCTCAATGATCGCCTTGCGGCGTATATCGACAAAGTTCGTCAGCTTGAAAGTGAGAATTCAGGGTTGCGTCGCGAGATACAAACTACACAGGAGGTCATCACCCGCGAGGTATCCAATATCAAGGGGATGTATGAACATGAGCTTCAGGAAGCTCGAAGGATGTTGGATGAAACATGCCGTGAAAAAGCTAGAATggatatagatttaaaaagattacGTGAAGAAAACAATGAATTAGCTAAGAA ATTGGAAAAGAAGACCAAGGATTGGCAGCAGGCAGACAATTTGGTGCGGCATTATGAAACGCGTTACACAGAAGAgagtaacaaatataacacTGCTTTGGCTGATAAGAAGAAAGCTCAAGATGAAGCCCGT GAATTGGCCAAAGAGTTGGAGAAGTTGCGTAAGTTGTACAACGATACGCGCAAGACGTTGGAAGAGGAGATGCTGTGCCGCATCGACATGGAGAACACGGTGCAGAGCCTGCGCGAGGAGCTCACCTTCAAGGACCAGGTGTTCCAGCAAGAGCTACACGAGACACGCTCTCGCAGACAGGTCGAAATCTCGGAAATTG ACGGACGGTTGGCGCAGCAGTACGAGGCCAAGCTGCAACAGAGCCTGCAGGAACTGAGGGAGCAGCAGGAGGCCAACATCAAGGCAAATCGCGAAGACATTGAAGCCCTCTATGAGAATAAG cTGAAAAATCTACAGGCGGCGGCCAACCGCAACAGTAGCGCCGCCACTGTGGCGGTGGAGGAGTTGCGCACCATGCGCACGCGCATCGACAGCCTCAACTCCAACCTCAATGAGCTCGAGAACAAGAACGCAGCTCTGAGT AACCGTTGCCGTGAGCTGGAGCGTCAGTTGGAGTCGGAGCGCGCACGTCACGCGGAGGACCTGGCCTCGCTGGAGCAGGAGCTGGCGCGTCTGCGGGATGAGATGGCCACGCAGCTGCGAGAGTACGCCACGCTCATGGACATCAAGATCTCGCTCGATCATGAGATCGCCACCTATAGAGCGCTCATTGAAGGCGAGGAGGATAG GTTGAACCTAACTGGGCAATCCCCTGGGcgggagtcgcgggcgtcggTGAGTGGCAGCGGGCGCGCCACCCCGGGCAGGCGCGGCACTCCGCTGCGCGCCCGCAAGCGTACCCTGCTCGACGAGACCGAGGAGCGCAGCCTGCAGGACTTCAGCGTCACCTCCACCGCCAAGGGAGACCTCGAGATCTGCGAGGCCTGCCCCAACGGCAGCTTCGTTAAGATACGCAACAAGGGCAAGAAA GAACAAAGCCTGGGCGGGTACCAGATAATCCGCAAGGCGGGTGACCAAGAGACAGTGTTCAAGTTCCACCGCACGGTAAAGGCGGAGCCCGGGGCCGTGGTGACGGTGTGGTCGGCCGATGTGGGCGCAGACCACGACCCGCCGCGTGACATCGTCATGAAGGGACAGAAGTGGTTCGTCGCAGACCAGTTCACCACCACGCTCTATAACATCGACCAAGAG GAAGTTGCAGTGTCGGAGCGTCAGCGACGGCAAGTGAGCACAAGCTCGCAGCGACACCGCGAGCTCACGCACAAGTTCCCGCGCCGCGAACag ACCGGAGAAATACGCGAGGGAGACGAGAATTGCCGCATAATGTAA
- the LOC106709265 gene encoding UPF0489 protein C5orf22 homolog has product MTDTFGNNAALKRFKKIPVYVVEEHNEALQFIYSAIGGKKLPVEGNTLVHLDAHPDMLIDRMLSGQEARAGKSVLPLLQIENWIVPAAAAGHIGRVLWLRPPWARQFTDGTRRINVGDHPMTGLLRVDSKEPYYLSDALYSSDLLNTREFTFTVAELSNVNSEHYIEEFAKNLHISEPYVLDIDLDFFSTGNPFLSLYEDIGLYDRLEPIFSFELPADDDEQTVEKVVALRERQLHELEHLFQFLEEHNTLENYDGEKTDLFRRVSNLAEVVRAEAERLSDSPDWWAVFAAGCTRDNGGLPYHISSQQEIEHYVRGTLKLFLSRLPPPTLITVARSTDDGYCPPDQVDFIQSLVLQTLQEIYNTDDPHLYYLNVNIPNSEE; this is encoded by the exons atgacAGATACTTTTGGTAACAATGCAGCATTGAAGCGTTTCAAAAAGATCCCCGTTTACGTGGTCGAAGAGCACAATGAGGcgttacaatttatatactCTGCGATTGGCGGGAAAAAGTTGCCGGTGGAAGGAAATACGCTGGTGCATCTGGACGCTCACCCTGACATGCTGATAGACCGTATGCTGAGCGGGCAGGAGGCGCGCGCGGGCAAGAGCGTACTGCCCCTGTTGCAGATCGAAAACTGGATCGtgccggcggcggcggctggTCACATCGGCCGCGTGCTGTGGCTGCGCCCTCCCTGGGCCCGGCAATTTACAGACGGTACTCGCCGTATAAACGTAGGCGATCACCCTATGACGGGTTTACTTAGGGTCGACAGCAAGGAACCATACTATTTATCGGACGCGCTTTACTCCTCCGATCTCCTAAATACTAGAGAATTCACATTCACAGTCGCAGAACTATCTAATGTAAATTCTGAGCACTATATCGAGGAGTTTGCCAAAAACTTACATATTAGTGAGCCTTACGTACTGGATATAGATTTAGACTTCTTTAGCACCGGTAATCCATTCCTAAGTTTGTATGAAGACATCGGACTTTACGATCGCTTGGAGCCGATATTCAGTTTCGAGCTGCCGGCGGACGACGACGAGCAGACAGTGGAGAAAGTTGTCGCGTTACGGGAGCGCCAATTGCATGAACTCGAACACTTGTTCCAGTTTCTGGAAGAGCATAACACGCTTGAAAACTACGATGGAGAGAAAACGGATTTGTTCAGAAGG GTATCGAACCTAGCCGAGGTGGTGAGGGCGGAGGCGGAACGGCTGAGCGACAGCCCCGACTGGTGGGCCGTGTTCGCCGCGGGCTGCACGAGGGACAACGGCGGCCTGCCTTACCACATCAGCTCGCAACAAGAGATTGAACACTACGTCCGTGGGACTTTGAAACTATTTCTAAGTCGCCTTCCTCCGCCCACACTCATCACAGTCGCTCGATCCACTGACGATGGTTATTGTCCACCTGATCAA GTTGACTTCATTCAATCGCTGGTTTTACAAACGTTGCAAGAAATCTATAATACTGACGATCCTCATTTATACTACTTAAATGTTAACATACCCAATTCagaggaataa